Part of the Planococcus plakortidis genome is shown below.
CTCGGCTTGCCGAAAGAAATCGCTACGACGGTGTTGTTCCTCGTCTCAAGCGACAGCTCTTATTTGACGGGCCAGGACATCGTTGTCGATGGCGGCCTTACCGCTTACACATGGCCGGGCAAAATGGTCATGGACGACAGCTGGAAAAAAACGACCACAAAAGAACAATAAAGATAGCAAAAAGAACCCCAAACGGCAACTGCTTTTAACAGCAGTCCGTTTGGGGTTCTTTGCTATTTCCCTTTAGTTTTCTGTTTCGGTGCCGCCTTAGCTTGCGGTTTTACGTCCAGCTGCTCGGGCCGCTCTAATTTCAAAACCGCATAGCCCAAGCGAATCAACACCATGACCATTACACCGACGCCAACTGCCAGATAAATCATCGTGAAACTTCGGCTTAAATTGCCGCGCGGCACGAGACCCGTATCGACTCCAGCCGGAATGAGGCTGACGAACGCGAAGTAAAAGGCATCAAATAAGGACCACCCTTCGATTTGATAATAGAACAAGGTCCCCGACAGCACGATGAATGCCAAAGTCAGCAGCAAGGTCCTGAACAAGGGCTCTTTGCCAATGCGGGCAATGGCTGACAGCAAGCGCCTTAAGGTCAATACGAGTGAAATCATCTTTTGCTCACGCTCTTTTCTTTACGCATACTTGGTCAATAACGCTGTGGGGATATGGCAATAATCATCGGGGCATCTGTCCAAACGGTCCTGATGCTCCGCTGCACTGGCTATGTAATTCTCAAGCGGCAACACTTCAACTGCGATACGATCCGAATCCGAACGTTCGTTAATAAAGGCTTTCGCAAACGTTAAATGCGCAGGCGTTTCGCTGTAGACGCCGGTTCTGTATTTCTCGCCGACATCCTCGCCTTGTTTATTGACACTATACGGATCGATGATTTCAAAGAAATACCCCATCAATTCCTGGACCGATACGCGTGAAGGGTCGAATGTGGTTTTGACGCATTCCGCGTAGCCATCGTAATCGCCTTCAAGCGATTGCGTCTTCCCGTTCGCCCGTCCTGCTTCGGTCGATTCGACACCCGGTAAGGTCTTGATGAACGCCTGAACGCCCCATAGGCATCCGCCTGCAAAATAAATCGTTTCATAATGCTCCCCTTTCCATCTCCCAGCATTTTCCCCATCAAATCATAAATTTACTTTTAAACGAGTATAGCATTTCACGCATGGCCGCAGGAACCGCCATTCCCCGCCCCGGTTCTCTACTTCATTAAAGCAAAACTCATTGTTTCAATAAACCGCTTTTTGAGAATCTTCGGGATGCAGCCAAGCGCTATGCGCATTTAGCTTAGCAAAATGGTTCCATCCGCAAAACCGATAGGCCTATAAAATATACAAACCCTCGCTTCTTCGGTAAACCCCGGGGGGCAATCATCACTTTTAAGGGGACATAAAAACGCATATTATCGCTCATTTATTCAGAATAGTTAAATAGTTATGATGTGTTTACCGCGCTAAGATGCCGGTAAGACGAGAAGGAGTGACTTTTGATGAACAAGAAGAAACTACTGACTTTAAGTTTAGCAGCATCATTGGCATTATCCGCTACAGCGGTTTCCGC
Proteins encoded:
- a CDS encoding potassium channel family protein, which codes for MISLVLTLRRLLSAIARIGKEPLFRTLLLTLAFIVLSGTLFYYQIEGWSLFDAFYFAFVSLIPAGVDTGLVPRGNLSRSFTMIYLAVGVGVMVMVLIRLGYAVLKLERPEQLDVKPQAKAAPKQKTKGK
- a CDS encoding peptide-methionine (S)-S-oxide reductase, coding for MYFAGGCLWGVQAFIKTLPGVESTEAGRANGKTQSLEGDYDGYAECVKTTFDPSRVSVQELMGYFFEIIDPYSVNKQGEDVGEKYRTGVYSETPAHLTFAKAFINERSDSDRIAVEVLPLENYIASAAEHQDRLDRCPDDYCHIPTALLTKYA